The Dehalococcoidia bacterium DNA window TCCTTCCGCTACGGCGCGTCGGCGATCGTTGCGCTCCTGCACGACGTCGTGCTCGTCGTCGGCATCTTCTCGATCCTCGGCAAATTTGCTGACGTGGAGGTCGATACGTTCTTCATCACGGGACTGCTCACCGTCGTCGGCTTTAGCGTCCACGACTCGATCGTCGTCTTCGACCGCATCCGCGAGAACGTCGGTGCCGGCGTGTTCCGGAGCTTCCCCGCTGCCGTGAACCACAGCCTCTTGCAGACGCTCGGCCGCTCGCTCAACACGTCGCTGACGCTGATCTTCTCGATCGTGGCGCTGCTGCTGCTCGGTGGCGAGAGCATTCGCGACTTTCTGCTCGTGCTGCTCATCGGCGTGTCGACCGGTGTCTACAGTTCAGTGTTCGTCGCCAGCATGTTCCTCGTTTCGTGGGAACAGGGCGACTTTGCGCGGCTGTGGCAGCGGCTCACTGGACGCAGATCGGCCTCGACAGAAGCCGTCCCGGCGGAGTAACCGATCGAACCTGCGGCAGCCTTCGCGTGCCGATACTCTGGCGCCATGAGCGTCGGCTTCGTCTACGATCCGATCTTCCTTGAGCACGACACCGGCGAGCACCCGGAAAACGCGCGCCGGCTGACGGCGACGATGGCCCTGCTCGAAGAAAGCGGCCTGCTGGCGGCGCTCACGCGGATCCCCGTCCGTGCCGCATCGGCGGACGAGCTTTCGCTAGCGCACGACCCGCGGTACGTGGGCGCCGTCGAGCGTGTCGCCGGCGAGGGTGGCGGCTGGGTCGATCCCGACACCTTGATCATGCCGCGCTCGTACGCCGTCGCGGCGCACGTCGTCGGCGGCACCTTGAACGCGCTCGATGCGCTGATGCGCGGCGATGTCGAATCGGCGTTCTGCCTCGTACGGCCGCCCGGCCATCACGCGACGCCCGTCCAGGCGATGGGCTTTTGTTTGTTCAATCACGTCGCCGTCGCTGCGGAATACGCTCGCGCGCGGCACGGCCTCGAGCGCGTGGCGATCGTCGACTACGACGTGCATCACGGCAACGGCACCCAGGACGCCTTCTACGACGATCCCGGCGTGCTCTACGTCTCGACGCACGAGTTTCCGTTCTACCCGGGTACGGGCCCCGCTGAGGACGTCGGGGCTGATGCGGGCCTTGGCTACAACGTCAACGTTCCCATGCCCCACGGCAGCGGCGACGCCGAGTATCGCCGCGCGTTCGAGGCCATCGTCATGCCCGCGGTGCGGCGCTTTCGTCCGCAGCTCATCCTGGTCTCCGCGGGCTACGACGCGCACTTCGCCGACGACATCGCACTGCAGCAACTCAGCGTCGATGGTTACGACACGCTCGTGTCGATGATCGTCGCCGCGGCCGCTGATCTGTGCGACGGGCGCGCGCTCTTCGCGCTCGAAGGAGGCTATCACCTGACGGCGTTGCCCTGGTCGGTCCGACGCACGCTCGAGGTGATGCGAGGTGACGGCCCGGCACCGGATCCGTTGGGAACCGCCATCGCTCGTACTCCGCCCGGCTTCGATGACATGATCGCGCGCGTGAAGTCGCTGCACGGCCTGTAGCACCAAGCAGGGTTCCGGGAGTCGCAGTTAGATACACTCTCGCCATGCCATCCCGCACCCGGTACGCGCCAAGCCCGACCGGCGTCCCGCACGTGGGCAATCTGCGTACGGCACTCTTCGACTACCTGCTCGCCCGTCATGACGGCGGCCAGTTCATCCTCCGCATCGAGGACACCGACCAGGCCCGGCTGGCTCCGGAGGCAGTGCAGGGCCTGCAGGACAGTCTGACGTGGCTCGGCATCGACTGGGACGAAGGCCCCGGCAGGGGCGGCCCCTACGCACCGTACGTGCAGTCGGAGCGCCTCCACCTCTACCGGCCGGCCGCTGACAAGCTGCTCGCCGGCGGCGACGCCTACAAGTGCTGGTGCTCATCGGCGCGCCTCGAAGCGCTGCGCGCCGAACAGACGCGGCTCAAGCAGCCGCCCCGCTATGACCGCCGTTGCCGTGAGGAGTCAGGCCGCCAGGCAGCGCGCCGCGAAGCCGAGGCTGACGGCCGCAACTGCGTCGTGCGGTTCAAGACGCCGTTGTCGGGCGAGGTCACGGTGCATGATGCGATCCACGGCGAAACGACATTCGACCTTGCCACGCTCGACGATTTCGTGATCCTCAAGTCCGACGGCTTTCCCACCTACCACCTGGCCTACATCGTCGATGACGAAGCGATGAGGATCACGCACGTCCTCCGTGGCGACGAGTGGCTCGCCTCTGCGCCACGACACATGCTGATCTACCGTGCGCTCGGCATCCACCCGCCGGTCATCGCCCACCTGCCGCGCGTGCTCGGCCCGGACGGTGCCAGGCTGAGCAAGCGTTACGGCGCGACCAGCGTGTTCGAATACCGCGATCAGGGCTACCTGCCCGAGGCCGTCTTCAACTTCTTGGGACTAACCGGCTGGTCGCTCGATGATAAGACGGAGATCATCTCGAAAGAAGATTTCATTAAGCACTTTACGCTCGATCGCGTCGTGAAGAACCCCGCGATCTTCAACGTCGAGAAGCTGACGTGGATGAATGGCGTCTATATCCGCGAGATGCCAGGCGAACGCCTCGTCGATGTGCTGGTCGAGCGGCTGGAGGGTGACCTGCCGTCGAGCGTCTCGCGCCCTATCGATCGCACCCTCGTCGCGCGTATCGCGCCGCTCATCCGCGAGCGCATCAAGCTATTGTCAGAAGCCGTTGACTACTGCGATTTCTTCTTCACCGACGATCTCAGCTACACGCGCGAGGAGTTGCTCGGCAAGCCGTATCGCGACCGCCCCGGCGACGCGAGAGATGCGCTCTCCGCCGTCATCGAGCGGACGCAGAGCATCGACTGGACGCACGATGCGCTTGAGCAAGTGCTCCGCGAACTAGCCGAGTCCCTCGGCACGAAGCCGGGCGACCTGTTTTCGCTCGTGCGGGTCGCGGTGACCGGCAAGCGCGTCACGCCGCCGCTCTTCGAAAGCATGGAGATCCTCGGCAAGGAACGCTGCCTCGCGCGGCTGCAGCATGCGATCCAGTTGCTTTGAATCCGTCTGCGCGCGTGGCCTGGCGGCCCCTCGGTCGCGCCGTGGTGACCGCAACTTATAACAGCTACGGTGCTGGAGCCGCCGGTTGTCCGCCTCAGAATGCCCGTGCTAAGATCGAACCACGCTGGGGATTCGTCTAATGGTAGGACAGCGGATTCTGGATCCGTATGTGGGGGTTCGAATCCTCCATCCCCAGCCAATTGGCGCATTCGTCTAGCGGCCCAGGACACCGCCCTCTCAAGGCGGAGATCGCGGGTTCGAATCCCGCATGCGCTACCAATGCCATCGCGAAGAGTCCGCCACCTCTGGCGGACTCTTTTCGCACCCTGTACGCCACCTGCGGCGGGCGAAACGCTACACTGAACCATGACTACTGATACCAACGACGCGATCGAAAAGGCGACGTTCGGCGCCGGTTGCTTCTGGGGCGTCGAAGCCGCGTTCCGCCAGATAAAAGGCGTAAAGTCCACCGCTGTCGGCTTCATGGGCGGTGCGCTCGACGATCCGACTTACGAGGACGTCTGCTATCGCGATACCGGCCACGCCGAGGTCGTCGAGGTGCAGTTCGATCCAGAGCTCGTCCCGTACGCCGCGCTGCTCGACGTCTTCTGGGAGAACCACGATCCGACGACGCTCAACCGCCAGGGCCCCGACGTAGGCGAGCAGTATCGCAGCGCGATCTTCTATCACTCGCCTGAACAGCAACGCGCCGCGACGGACTCCAAGGACGCGCTCGAGCGCGATGGTCGCTACCGGCGGCCGATCGTTACGGAGATCACGCCCGCGGCGACGTTCTACCCCGCTGAGGAGTACCACCAGCAGTACCTCGAGAAGCGCGGCCTCTCGACCTGCCACATCTGATCCGGCTCAGCCCCCGCACGCTCATACCGCGGTTTCGTTCGCGCGCTTGTTGCGCGTCTCTCCGGCATCGCGCGTGACCACGCTGATGTGGCCGTCGCCTTCGATGCACGCTCGCTTGACCTCCGCGACGTCGTCGACGCCTTGCTGGCGAATTTGGCTCATCAGCTCTTCTTCGCTGATCAGCTCCTTCTCCATGTTGCGCCGCAGCATCCTTCCGTCCTTCACCAACTCGAGCGGTGGCGGGTGCACGAGCCGGCCGATCCATGGCACCCGGAATCCAACCCAGTTGAGCGCGAAGCTCCAGAACAGGATGACGGCGACGAGCACGACGCCCTCCGTGATCGACGTGTAGTCCGCCGACATCGCGTTTTGCGCGGCGTCTGCCACCAGCACGATCACCAGCAGGTCCGTTACGCCCACCGCCCCGGCCTCGCGCTTCAGCACCACGCGCAGCATCGCGAACAGCGCGAGGTACATCAGCGAACCTCGGATCACCACCTCGAACACCGACATGCTCGGGACGAACAATTCACTCCAGTCGATAGCGCCGCCTCCACGCGTGTGCGGAAGCATTATCCGGAGGCGGCCGTGTCACCACGATGCGGATTCTCGGCTGAGCGCTTGCAGAAGCGTCTATAGCCCGCAGGCTAGTTGCCCGGTGTCCAGAAGTTCGTGTTTTCCGGCGTGGGATCGTCGCGCCCGGCTCCGGCGTCGAGCGGCGCGCGCGGGATGATCGAAGGATCGACGGCAGCGCGCGTGGGATCCTGGAAGTCGTCAAACACCACGTCGACGCTCGACGTATCGAGTACGGCGTAGGACAACCGGAACGCGTTCCGCGCATCCCGCGCTTCGCCGGCCGACCCCGGGTTGATGACCAGCACGCGACCGAGCCGCTCCGCCATCTGATAGTGCGTGTGGCCGAGGATCACGTAGTCCGCATCGATCGTGGCGAGCTTCGCGATGCTCGGGCTCTTCGGATAGATGTACTCGTTGTGCGGCTCGAACGGGCTCCCGTGTACCATCACCAGCTTCTTGCCGCCCACGGTCGTCTCCAGCCGGGATGGCTGCGACGACATATACTCCAGATCCGCGCCGCGCACCCAGTCGGCCGACCGCGCCTTGCTGCCCCACTTCCCGAGCAGCACCTCCTCGTGATTGCCCAGGATGTAGCGGGCGCCTCGCTCGCGCAGGATTTGCATCACTTCGTTCGAGAAGCGGAACTGGTAGACGGCGTCGCCCGCACAGAGCAGCTCGTCGACATCCCCCATCCGGTCGAGCGCGATGCGCAGCGCCTCGTGGTTGCAGTGCACGTCCGCGACGATGCCGATACGCATGCGTCAGTATCGCCAACCGGCCGTCGAAGCAGAACCGGCGAAGGTACCTGTTGAAGCTCGCCGCTCCTTCAGACCTTCAGGCGCTTCCATGCGCCCAGCGCGAAGCGGCGTTGTACGAGCGCTGCTCGGACCCAGTTCTCCGTGACAGCGGCGAGCCAGGCGAACGGCACGGTGAGACCAAGCACGATCACCATGAACGCCGCGATCGGCACGCGAATCCCCCACGCCGTGAACGTGAACGTGTACAGCACGAAGCGCACGTCCCCGGCTCCGCGCAGCACACCGGACAGCGACGCATGGACGCCCATTGCCGGAAGCGCGAACGCAAACACCCGTAACAGCCTGGTACCGGTTTCGACGACCTCCGGGTCGTCCCGCACGAATAGCTCGACGACGTACGGCGCGATGGCGAACTGCACCGCGGCCATCGTCACGAGCAGGCAGAGCGCGAAGAAGCGCACGCGCTTGGCGATCGCTTCCGCCATGTCCGGCAGCCCGGCACCCAGGTACTGCCCCACGAGTGCCGTCGCCGCCGTGCCGAGCGCAAAGCCGGGCAGGATCGCCAGCTCCAGCGATCGCAGCGCCAGTGAGTGCGCGGCGAGTTGTTCCGTGCCCAGCCGCGCCACGATGCGCGTATACACCAGGAACGCGAACATGAATTGCGCCTCTTCGAGCCCCACCGGCAGCCCGATGCGCAGCACACGCGCCATCGACTCGCGGCTCGTGGCAAGCAAACGCGTGACGTCCATGCGGACCGGCGCCAGCCCGCTGGCTGCCAGCGCCAGTGCCAGCACACCGCCCGTCGTCCCCGCCGCCGCGTAACCAATGCCCGAAGCGAGCACGCCTAAGTCCGCCACGTCGCCCGAGATCAGCACAAACGTGACGATCGCGTTGATCGCATTCACGATGATCAAAATCACCATTGGCATCCACGTATTTCCCATGCCCCGGAGCGCGCCACTGACGGCGTACAGCACCATCAGCATCGGAAACCCGATCGACCCGGCGCGGAGGTACTCGACGCCGTGCGGCACGACCTCTGGCTCGGCGCCCATGAGGCGCATGAGCCACGGCGCCGCGGCGAATACGATAGCTGTGCAGAGGATGCCCCACACAAGCGCAAGCACGATCGAAGCGTGCAACGCTGCCTGGACGCGCGAGCGGTCGCCGGCGCCGACGTCGCGCGCCACCACCGCGGTCGCTCCCACATCGACCGCCAGGGCGCCCGAGAGCGGGATCCAGAACATGAGCGTCCCGATCCCGACGGCCGCTAATCCGTCCGCACCGACATAACGCCCGACGAGCACCGCATCGACCGCGCTCAGGACCGAGATTGAAAAGCGCTCGACGCCCACGGGCCATGCGAGCTTGAGAATGACACGGGAAAGCCCGCGATCGGCAGCAAGCGCAAGGACCTGCACGCTCGACGCGGGCACAGCTTTGGGTTCCGCCGGCAAGTTGAATCCTCGTGCTAGGTCCGGAGCGCGTCAGCTTAGCACGAGCGTGGCATTATGCCCGTTCGCGTTGCGACGCGCGGAAACCGGATGCGCGCAGTCATGCGCGCACGCTCGCGTCGGTGCGCGTCAGGAAGTCGACTGATCGACGGCGCGCGTTGTCAGGGAGGTGCAGGCTCGACCGTTGCCGGTTCGGCCGTCGGCGGAATGCTCTCGACGGTCGCTGCTTCCGTCGCCGGGATCGGCGTATCGACGACTGGCGTCGGCGTATCGACCGGGGGCGGCGTGGCCGTCTCGGTCGGTGGCACAGCCGTCGGTGGCAGCGGCGTCGGTGGTACAGGTGTATGCGTGTCGTCCGGGGCCGGCGTCCATGTATCGTCGGGTACCGGCGTGCGTGTCGGAGGCTCGGTCGGCGTGGCCGTGCCTGTTGTCGTTGCCCCGGCGAGCTGAGCTTCGGGACGCGGTGCGGTAGGCGTCGGCGTCGGCAATGCCGGGACCTCGACGAGCGTCGGATCGGCGGGTCGGGCGATCGGGTTGAACACGCGAGGCACGCGCCATGGCGTGAGTTCGATCTTCTGCGGTTGGCCCTTACCGTAGTTCCCGGATGCGTATGATCTGCCGTCCTGCGGCACACCGCTGTTCGTATCGATGTCGTCGAACGCAACCGGCAGCGACTGCGTGAGCGGACGCTGCTCCTCCGTGCGCTGGACCTGGAAATGCAGGTGCGGACCGGGACCGCCGCCTTCATCGTCCGCGCAGGTCAGGCCCGTCTCTCCGGAGACTGCTATCGGATCTCCCTGGTCGACGATGTCGCCCGCTGCGACTTGCGCGCCGTTATGCGCGAGGTGCAGGTACAGCGCCGACGTCCCATCGCCGTGGTCGATCACGACATAATTGGCAGCGGTCGAGAAGATAGGGCTGCAGCCGCCGCTGTTCGAGTCCTCTCGCACCATCAGCACCTTGCCGCTGCGGGCGGCGACGATCGTGTCATAGGAGAGGTCAAAGTCGAACGCGTAAGCGGTGCTGCCATTGTGCGTGAAGGTCGTTTCTTCGCCCTGCGTGACCGAGTGGATCTCGCCGCCCGCCCAGGGCAATAGGTAGCCGGGTGCGGCAGGGAAGCGCCCTTCTTCGCCCTTCTGTTGGCCCGGGATGTGGATGGGTGGCGCGATCGCCGCGACAAACGTCACGGCAACAGCGACGGCGGAGAACAGCGAGATTAACAAAGCAGCGCCTCACAACGACATTGCGGCCGGACTGGACAGTTGACTACGTAATCGGCATGTCGGCGAGGCTTGGGTATGCGATTCTACCCCTAGGAGCCCGGTCCAGCGGTGTCTTCTCTACATAAAAAGTGTGAAACTTCTGTATATGCGTGAACTCCATTTCAGCCATCTGGCCGCGACGGTCCTTCTGATCGTGTCGTCGGCGGCCTGCGCTGAAGGTGCCCAAGCGCCGCCGACAGCTACGTCGAGCGCCGCGACCGTCACCGCCGCTGCGCCCGCAACGGCCACAGCCGCACCTCCGGATCCTTCGCCTGCGGCTGGGCAGCCGCACGGGGCGCTCCCCACGGGCTTTCCGCTTGATCCCGACTTGCCCGCCGACCGGGTAACCGGCGCCGTGGGCTCACGCGTGATCGAAGTGGGTGCTGGCCCGCCGATACGCGACGTCAGCGTGCAGCAGGCTTCCGACGACCCGGACCTGGCCAATGCGTCGGGCTGGAACTGCCGCGTCCATGTCGAGTACGAGGCGACGCCGGCCGTCGACTGGTACGTACCGTCAGGCACAGCGGTCTATGCGACGATGGACGGTGATGCCGTGCTCATCGCCAATACCGTCGCCAACGGCTTCGACTACCACGCTGTCGACCGCGAACCGTACATAGGCAACCCCGACCGCACGCGGGCGCCGTTGGATCCCTTTCCCGGGCCGGGCGGCGGCATGGGCATCTACGTCGCGGTGGCCGGCGAGGAGTTCCGCACTGACTACGGTCACCTGCAGATCGATCCCACGCTCGCCGCGATCCCCGACGAGGCCTTCGTCGCGCCGTATGGGCGATCCTTCGACTACGCATCTGCGTTCTCGACGCCCGCACCGCTCGCGTTCGGTGTGCAGGTGGCGCGGTGGCCCGTGCGGAAAGGAGACGTCATCGGCTACACAGGCGACTCCGGCTACTCCGAGGCTCCGCACCTGCACTATGTGATCACGCGCCGGCCCACTGGCGAGCGCCTGTGCCCGACAGGCGAAGCGGGGTTCGACGACGGTGGTTGGCTCATGCGCTGACGTCGCCACAGCCTCGCCACCCGTCAAATTTCAGCCTGATCGTTAACTAATGGATGCGTCTGTGCGTTCAACCAGCACGGCCGGCAGGGTGGCCGCATTGGGTTCGATGCGTATGAGCGCGCGTGTGCTTCCGTTTCTCTCGTCACGACGGCTGCAAGCCGCGATGCTGGTTGCGCTCTTGTTGGCGCTTGCGGGAGGACTCCTCACCTGCTCGACCGGCGACGACAGCGATCACGTTGCGGTCGTCGATGCACCGATCGAACACCAGCCGCTCACCGAGGGCTGGGAGGCCGTCGATGTGCCGCCGCTCGACGACACATACGCGCTCAGCGCGAAGAAGCAGGACGGCGACGTCATCGCGCGGGACACGTCGTTCGTACTTGCGTCGAAGCGTGACGATCTCGACCGCGATCGCGTGCACGAGTTGCTGCTCGTCGATCCGCCGGCCGAGTTTGAGGTCGACGGTGGCGCCGGCCACCTGACGCTTCGACCAACGCAGGCGCTGCGGGAGTCGACGCGCTATCGTTTCACCCTGATCAGCGCCGACGATGGGCGCCAGGTGCGCAACTGGGCGTTCCAGACCGAAGGCCCATTGCGCGTAGTCCAGACCTTGCCGGCCGATGAGGCATCGAACGTGCCGCTCGATACCGGTATCGAGATGACGTTCAGCCACGACGGCATCGCCCGATTCGAGGATCGCGTCACGATTACGCCTGCCGTCCGGGGGCGGTTTGAGCTGCACAAGCGCGTCCTCGTCTTCGTGCCGCAGCGGCTCGTTCCGGAGACGCTGTACACGGTGACCGTGGCGCCCGGCGTCACAGTCGCTGACGGCGGTCTCGAGACACGCGAGCCGCACACATTTTCGTTTGAGACGGGCTCCGCAAGGCGGCAGGATCAACTCGGCATGTCGCCGGAGGGTGTGTTCTTCGCGCGGTTGGTCTTCGAAGCTTCGACGACCGAGCCGCCGTCCCTGCAGATCGAGACCTACTCCTACGACGAGCAGCTTTCGCTGCCGTTCGAGGTCTACCGCTACGCCGATGTCGACGCATTTGTCGAGGCCATCGATGAGGCGGTCGCCGTGCCGCGATGGACGTACTACAGCCGCCGCAACTTCCGTCTCGACACGTCCGGACTGGAACAGATCGCGACGTTGAACGGCAGTGTCCGGCGCGTGTCCGAGCAGTACTCGCAACAGTTGTTCACGGTCTTCCCGTCGGCGCTCGACCCCGGCTTTTACCTGGTGCAGACGCAGCGTGACGGCATCGATGCGCAGGCGCTTTTGCAGGTTACCGACCTGGCCTCCTATGCGTCGCTCAGCGATCCGAAGACGCTCGTCTGGGTGAACGATCTTGCGACCGGAGCGCCCGCGGCGGATGCTGCCATCAAGGACGCCGACGGAACGACATTCCGCACCGGCGACGACGGTGTCGCGTTCTTTGACACGCCTGACGCACTCATCCCCGCCGAAGGTGACGATGCGGGCGGGCGCACGCTGCGCGTCGAACACGATGGACGCATCGCCGTCGTGCCGCTCGCGGCGAGCCAGGCGATCGGGTTCTATGGCTACACCTACGATAGGAGTGGGTACGACTCCTACTATGGCGGCAGATCGCCGGACTACTGGTCGTACATCTATCCGGATCGGTCGCTGTATCGCCCATCAGACGCGATCCATTTCTGGGGCGTGGCGAAGCTCCGCGACGACTTTGAGCCCGGCCAGACGCTCACCGTGCGCCTCAGCGGCGGTAACTATTACGACTCGTCGTACCGCCCGTCGCTGCTCGCTGAGACGTCCGTCCAAGTCTCCGATCTCGGCACGGTCGAGGGCGCGCTCTCGTTCGAGGGCGCCGCGCCTGGCGGCTACCAACTCAGCATCGATGCCGGCGACGAGACGATCGCATCGACGTATGTGCAGGTCGAGAATTTCATCAAGCCCGCCTACAAGATCGACGTCGTGCCGTCGCGCAACGCGCTGTTCGCCGGCGAGAACGTCAGCGTCGACGTGTCGACGGAGTTCTTCGACGGCAGTCCCGTGCCCTTCGTCGACCTGGCCTACAGCCCGCCAGACGGCGGTGAGCAGGGCACGATCACCACCGATGCCGATGGCGCGGCTTCCATGTCGTACGTGGCGACCGCAGGTGATCCTTACGGCGGGCCGGCGTATCGCTACGCCAGCGCGTACCCCATCGGGCCGGAGCAGGGCGAAATCAGCGGCGAGACGACGTTCTACGTGCTCCCGGCTTCACTCGCAATCGACGCCACCGGCGATGTCGCCGACGGCCGCGCGACGATCACCGGCAACGTGCATCAGGTCGACCTTGCGGCGTTTGATGGCGGCGACGGCGGCAGTTGGTACGAAGACATGCGTGGCGCGCCGCCGCCCGGCCGCGCCATCAGCGCTGCCGTGACGGAGATCACGTACAACGAAGTCGAGGTCGGCGAGTACTATGACTTCATCGCCAAGCTCACGCGCAAACGCTACCGCTACGACACCGTCGAACGAGCGCTCGGCACCTTCGCCGCGACATCTGCCGCGGATGGCACCTACCGCGTCGGTTTCGCAGTCGAACGCGGCAAGTCATACCGCGTGCGCATCGGCACTACCGACGACGCAGGCCGCCTCACAGGCGTCGAGACGTACGTCAGCGGCGACCAGATTCCCTACCCAACGTACGCGTCCGACGGAGCGCTCAGCCTCAAGGAGACCGTCGCGTCTGGCCAAAGTCCCTACTACGCCACGACCAGCTACGCCGAAAACGACGCCGTTGACCTCACCGTCCGGCGTCTTGGCAAGCCGGCCGAGTCTGGCGCCAATCGGCGGTATCTGTTCCTGCGCGCCCGCGATGGCATTCTCGGTTATCACCAGGCCTTCGAGCCGAGACTGCAGTGGAACTTCGCAGCGAGCGACATTCCGAACGTAAACATTTCCGCTGTGCAGTTCAACGGTCGCGGATACGAATCCGCGCCCGGAGACTACGTCGCTAGCTTCGACTTCAGCGACCGGGAGATCGAGTTGAGCGTGACGTCCGACGCCGAACGCTACGAGCCCGGCGACGACGTGACGTTGTCGATCGAAACGCGCGACGGCCAGGGCAACCCCGTCGCCGCCGAGGCGCTTCTGAGTCTCGTCGATGAGGCGATCTTTCGCGCGCAGGGCTGGAACTACGAAGGCGAGATGCTCCAGCAGTTGTACCAGCCGTTATCATCCGGCCTGCTGGCCGTCTATCTGCCGTCGTATACCGCCATCGAAGAGTTGCAAAGCCAGCACGGGTACGCGCCGGGCGGCGCCGCGACGAACCCGCCCGATACCGGCGGTCCGATCACGCCGCGTTCGGACTTTCGCGACCTGGCGCTCTTCCGCACCGTCCGTACGGACGCCGGCGGCAACGCGAGCGTGACGTTCACATTGCCCGACAACATCACATCGTGGCGCGTCACGTCGCGCGCGGTCACGGGCGATCTGCGCGCGGGCGCCGCGCTCACCGCGCTGCCTTCGGGGTTGCCTTTCTTCGTCGAGGCGACGGCGAGCGACGAGTATCTCTCCGCCGACCGTCCGGTGATCGCGCTGCGTGCCTTCGGCAGCGCGCTGCAAAGCGGCGACGCCGTCGAATACGAGGTGAGCGCACCGTCGCTCGGCGCCAATGACATGTTGGTGAGCGGGGAGGCGTTCCGCGGCGTGGAGCTGGCGCTGCCGCCGTTGCAGGAGGGTGAGCACGCGCTCACGATTCGCGCCCGCTCCGGCGACATGCAGGACGCGATCGTGCGGACGATCAGCGTCGTCACGTCGCGGCTGCGACGCGGCGAGGCGCGCTTTTACGAATTGACGCCCGGCTTCGCGCTCAAGGGCGCGTCGACGGGAAGCACGCAGGTCGTCTTCACGGACAACAATCGCGGTCGCTACTATGACGACCTGCTGCGGCTCGCCTGGGGCTACGGCGACCGCGTCGATCAGCAGTTGGCACGCACGCTCGCGCATGATCTGCTGCGCGACCACTTCGACGTCGATGACGGCCCCGCGTCCGCGTTCGACGGTGCGATCTACCAGACCGCAGAAGGCGGCATCGCACTCTTCCCGTACGCCGACGACGATCTGCTCCTCAGCGCGCGCATGGCGTCGACCGGGCCGGGCAAGTTCGGGCGCAACGGCCTCGCGCAGTATTTCTTGAGCGTGCTCGACGATCCCGACGAGACGCGCGAGCGGTCGATCGTCGCGCTGTTCGGACTCGCCGCCGCCGGTGAGCCAGTGCTCCCCTCGATAGCCGCCATCGCCGCGGAGGACGACCTCGCGCCGCGCGAACGGCTGTACCTGGGCCTCGCAGCCCTCGCGGCCGGCGACGAGGTCGCGGCGCGACAGCAGTACCGCGAAGTGCTCCTGCGCTATGCGGAGCGGCGCGCGCCGTTCGTCCGGGTGCGTGCAGGTGTTGACCAGGACGACATTCTTGAGTTGACTGCGCTCGCCGCCGACCTCGGCGCAGGCCTCGGAGATCCTTCCGCGGACGAGATGTTCGCCTACACGCAGGCGAACGCGACGGAGGATCTGCTGATCGAACTGGAGCAGATCAGCTACCTCGCGCGTGCCCTTCCGCGGCTCTCGTCTGCGCCGGTGCGATTCAGCTATACGCTCGACGGCAGCGGCGAGGAGCAGACGCTCGAAGCAGGCCGCCCATTCGCCCTGACGGTGTCGACGCAACAACTCGCGCAACTTTCGCCTCAAGCCCTCGAAGGCGCCGTCGGCGTCGCAACGTACTTTGAAGCGCCCTTCGATCCTGCGTCAGTGGCGATTGATGCAGACATCAATGTGCGCCGCACGATCGATGTCGATGGCGGAGGCATCAGCGCCGGCGATATCGTCGAAGTGCGCCTCGACTATGCGCTGGCGCCGCAGTCGCTCGATGGCTGCTACCAGATTACGGACCTCGCGCCGTCAGGACTGC harbors:
- a CDS encoding Ig-like domain-containing protein, which encodes MLPFLSSRRLQAAMLVALLLALAGGLLTCSTGDDSDHVAVVDAPIEHQPLTEGWEAVDVPPLDDTYALSAKKQDGDVIARDTSFVLASKRDDLDRDRVHELLLVDPPAEFEVDGGAGHLTLRPTQALRESTRYRFTLISADDGRQVRNWAFQTEGPLRVVQTLPADEASNVPLDTGIEMTFSHDGIARFEDRVTITPAVRGRFELHKRVLVFVPQRLVPETLYTVTVAPGVTVADGGLETREPHTFSFETGSARRQDQLGMSPEGVFFARLVFEASTTEPPSLQIETYSYDEQLSLPFEVYRYADVDAFVEAIDEAVAVPRWTYYSRRNFRLDTSGLEQIATLNGSVRRVSEQYSQQLFTVFPSALDPGFYLVQTQRDGIDAQALLQVTDLASYASLSDPKTLVWVNDLATGAPAADAAIKDADGTTFRTGDDGVAFFDTPDALIPAEGDDAGGRTLRVEHDGRIAVVPLAASQAIGFYGYTYDRSGYDSYYGGRSPDYWSYIYPDRSLYRPSDAIHFWGVAKLRDDFEPGQTLTVRLSGGNYYDSSYRPSLLAETSVQVSDLGTVEGALSFEGAAPGGYQLSIDAGDETIASTYVQVENFIKPAYKIDVVPSRNALFAGENVSVDVSTEFFDGSPVPFVDLAYSPPDGGEQGTITTDADGAASMSYVATAGDPYGGPAYRYASAYPIGPEQGEISGETTFYVLPASLAIDATGDVADGRATITGNVHQVDLAAFDGGDGGSWYEDMRGAPPPGRAISAAVTEITYNEVEVGEYYDFIAKLTRKRYRYDTVERALGTFAATSAADGTYRVGFAVERGKSYRVRIGTTDDAGRLTGVETYVSGDQIPYPTYASDGALSLKETVASGQSPYYATTSYAENDAVDLTVRRLGKPAESGANRRYLFLRARDGILGYHQAFEPRLQWNFAASDIPNVNISAVQFNGRGYESAPGDYVASFDFSDREIELSVTSDAERYEPGDDVTLSIETRDGQGNPVAAEALLSLVDEAIFRAQGWNYEGEMLQQLYQPLSSGLLAVYLPSYTAIEELQSQHGYAPGGAATNPPDTGGPITPRSDFRDLALFRTVRTDAGGNASVTFTLPDNITSWRVTSRAVTGDLRAGAALTALPSGLPFFVEATASDEYLSADRPVIALRAFGSALQSGDAVEYEVSAPSLGANDMLVSGEAFRGVELALPPLQEGEHALTIRARSGDMQDAIVRTISVVTSRLRRGEARFYELTPGFALKGASTGSTQVVFTDNNRGRYYDDLLRLAWGYGDRVDQQLARTLAHDLLRDHFDVDDGPASAFDGAIYQTAEGGIALFPYADDDLLLSARMASTGPGKFGRNGLAQYFLSVLDDPDETRERSIVALFGLAAAGEPVLPSIAAIAAEDDLAPRERLYLGLAALAAGDEVAARQQYREVLLRYAERRAPFVRVRAGVDQDDILELTALAADLGAGLGDPSADEMFAYTQANATEDLLIELEQISYLARALPRLSSAPVRFSYTLDGSGEEQTLEAGRPFALTVSTQQLAQLSPQALEGAVGVATYFEAPFDPASVAIDADINVRRTIDVDGGGISAGDIVEVRLDYALAPQSLDGCYQITDLAPSGLRPITRANRPYEGSNVVTPYRIDGQRVSFCVYRESDYVAAVYLARVVTTGDYLAEPAIIQSQLSAESFNFAPASSVAIR